The Montipora foliosa isolate CH-2021 chromosome 1, ASM3666993v2, whole genome shotgun sequence genome has a window encoding:
- the LOC137995290 gene encoding ER membrane protein complex subunit 4-like: MLQRQDYSNFVAKQLLTTQCFDFGMRKPLQQNKTSLSRMTQKRSEKDWTVYRGSNMANRSISRRSTNKWSIDLTSRPRYVPDRQFVQHNDLPDPVGFTDQRLQHVECRDVNSTHLVAKKSWDIALGPFKQIPMNLFIMYMAGNSISIFPIMMVGMMFLRPVKALLAIKSTFVSLEGEHDHVILQKFFYLLGNLSLVALALYKCHSMGLLPTATSDWLAFMEHKMRMEYSGGGFIL; this comes from the exons ATGCTTCAAAGACAAGATTACTCTAATTTTGTAGCAAAACAGCTGCTAACCACACAGTGTTTTGACTTCGGTATGAGAAAGCCGCTGCAGCAAAACAAAACTTCGCTATCGCGCATGACTCAAAAAAGAAGCGAAAAGGACTGGACCGTTTATCGAGGATCCAATATGGCGAATAGGTCGATATCGAGAAGGTCGACAAATAAATGGTCAATTGATTTGACTAGTAG ACCGCGGTATGTTCCCGATAGACAGTTTGTTCAGCACAATGATTTACCTGATCCAGTTGGCTTCACAGATCAGAGATTACAGCATGTG GAGTGTCGAGATGTCAACAGCACCCATTTAGTAGCAAAG AAATCTTGGGACATTGCTCTTGGGCCATTCAAGCAGATCCCAATGAATTTGTTCATTATGTACATGGCTGGTAACTCAATTTCCATCTTCCCTATTATGATGGTTGGAATGATGTTCCTCAGGCCAGTCAAGGCACTTTTGGCCATTAAATCAA CTTTCGTATCCCTTGAAGGAGAACATGACCATGTTATACTTCAGAAGTTCTTTTATCTCCTTGGAAACTTGTCATTGGTGGCTCTAGCGCTGTATAAATGTCATTCCATGGGGCTCTTGCCCACGGCCACATCAGACTGGCTGGCATTCATGGAACACAAGATG agAATGGAGTATAGTGGAGGTGGATTCATTCTCTAG
- the LOC137995299 gene encoding programmed cell death protein 6-like — translation MAHYGQQPPPDANYLWSIFQRVDKDRSGAISTNELQQALSNGTWTPFNPETVRLMIGMFDRDGNGTINFHEFSALWKYITDWQHTFRSYDKDNSGSIDKRELQTALTSFGYRLSERFYDILVKKFDRSGQGVVNFDDFIQCCVVIQMLTSAFQGFDTNRNGWITINYEQFLSLVFSLKT, via the exons ATGGCGCACTATGGCCAACAACCACCTCCAGATGCCAATTACTTGTGGAGTATTTTTCAAAG AGTGGATAAGGACCGAAGTGGAGCGATCTCTACGAACGAACTTCAACAAGCGTTATCAAACG GGACGTGGACTCCTTTTAATCCAGAGACTGTTCGGCTCATGATTG GAATGTTTGATCGAGATGGGAATGGAACCATCAATTTCCATGAGTTTTCAGCCCTGTGGAAATACATAACAGACTGGCAGCATACCTTTAGAAGTTATGACAAAGATAATTCTGGATCAATAGACAAGAGGGAGCTTCAGACAG CTTTAACAAGTTTTG GTTACAGATTATCGGAGAGATTCTATGATATTCTTGTCAAAAAGTTTGACCGAAGTGGCCAGGGTGTTGTAAATTTTGATGATTTTATCCAGTGCTGTGTTGTGATCCAG ATGCTAACAAGTGCATTCCAGGGATTTGACACTAACAGGAATGGATGGATTACGATCAATTATGAACAATTTTTGTCTTTGGTGTTCAGTCTGAAAACTTAG
- the LOC137995317 gene encoding programmed cell death protein 6-like encodes MAWRASTVDRNFLWGIFAKIDKDGNGRITAEELQQALSNGSWTPFNPETVRLMIGMFDRDNSGTIEFNEFYALWQYVTDWQRTFRSYDKDNSGTIDKDELKTALTNFGYRLSERIYTMLITKFDKCGQNSILFDDFIQCCVVLQVLTNAFKGRDHNLNGWVTIGYEDFLSMVFSLNLGA; translated from the exons ATGGCTTGGCGAGCATCGACCGTGGATAGAAATTTTCTTTGGGGCATCTTTGCTAA AATTGATAAAGATGGCAATGGTCGCATAACAGCTGAAGAACTCCAGCAAGCACTTTCAAATG GTTCATGGACCCCCTTTAATCCAGAAACAGTTCGCCTCATGATTG GCATGTTTGATCGTGACAACTCAGGCACTATTGAATTCAACGAGTTTTATGCCTTATGGCAATATGTAACAGACTGGCAGAGGACATTTCGAAGTTATGATAAAGACAATTCTGGTACAATTGACAAGGATGAACTGAAAACAG CACTCACAAACTTTG GTTACAGGCTCTCAGAAAGGATATATACAATGCTCATCACAAAGTTTGATAAATGTGGACAGAACTCCATCTTGTTTGACGACTTTATACAATGTTGTGTGGTGTTACAG GTTTTGACAAATGCATTCAAGGGCCGTGACCATAATCTCAATGGTTGGGTAACAATAGGATACGAAGACTTCCTGTCGATGGTTTTTAGCCTGAATCTTGGCGCATGA